In Coffea eugenioides isolate CCC68of unplaced genomic scaffold, Ceug_1.0 ScVebR1_995;HRSCAF=1769, whole genome shotgun sequence, a single window of DNA contains:
- the LOC113759208 gene encoding uncharacterized protein LOC113759208 produces MVNVDANVAGMAHDLAQSLFLTGFAPPFPPRPSLCPDFREVSSRTGELQYNPEIEKTARALRKATRERAEASSSSTGHNSVVDFVDSFSETEEIDSTMANERTLRELAAPDLNQQPLCITYPTLEVAFELKSGLIHLLPSFHGLPGEDPHKHLKEFHVVCSTMKPQGVTEEQIKLRAFPFSLADKAKDWLYYLPSGSISTWTDMKKHFLEKFFPASRAASIRKDICGIRQFNGETLHEYWERFKQLCASCPHHQIPDQLLIQYFYEGLSQTDRRIIDAASGGSLVNKTPTEARNLISSMAANAQQFGDRQDNTTRRVNEVSNSSIEQRLDCLTSLVEKLAIGQMQQLKTCGICYGSSHPTDMCPTLQDDSTEQANAVGFPGPPQRRYDPYANTYNPGWRDHPNFNYAVRPPGFSHQSQYQPRPQLSQQQPAPKSVHNLENQMSQLASTVNRLESQLSGKLPSQTIVNPKQNASAITLRSGKELPEPSKKISEQAIEEELEKEGNVSQPRALEQPDFGEKSTQVVTPPPPFPSRLAKSKKQEHEQEILDTFRKVEVNIPLLDAIKQIPRYAKFLKELCTGKKKLKGNEKVHMGENVSAVLQKKLPPKCKDPGMFTVPCKIGNIKIEKAMLDLGASINVMPRSIYNLMNIRPLKETGVIIQLADRSNAYPDGVLEDILVQIDNLIFPADFYVLDMEDDNSNSSPILLGRPFLKTARTKIDVFTGTLTMEFDGDVIKFNIYDAMKYPGESHSIFVIDVIDSEVIFELNSLCPEFSNVSYLELPLSHSQLLPSIVQAPKVELKQLPDNLKYAFLGDGDTLPVIISSKLTALEEEKLIRVLKDHKEAIGWTVADIKGLSPATCMHRILLEDGAKPSREAQRRLNSPMMEVVKKEVLKLLDTGIIYPISDSKWVSPVQVVPKKTGITVIENPKGEFSTNSSGA; encoded by the exons ATGGTCAACGTCGATGCCAATGTCGCCGGCATGGCACATGATTTGGCGCAGTCTCTGTTTCTTACAGGCTTTGCACCTCCGTTTCCACCTCGCCCTTCACTATGCCCCGATTTCAGGGAAGT atcttctcgtacaggtgaactGCAATATAATCCTGAGATAGAGAAAACTGCTCGTGCATTGAGAAAAGCAACAAGAGAACGAGCAGAGGCATCCTCCTCATCTACTGGACATAATtcagtagtagattttgtggatTCATTTAGTGAGACGGAAGAGATAGATAGCACCATGGCTAATGAACGGACATTGAGAGAATTGGCTGCACCAGATTTAAATCAACAGCCTCTATGCATTACTTATCCTACATTAGAGGttgcatttgagttaaaatctggacTAATCCATTTACTTCCTTCTTTTCATGGCTTACCAGGTGAAGATCCCCACAAGCATCTCAAAGAATTCCATGTGGTTTGCTCGACAATGAAACCTCAGGGAGTCACAGaggagcaaattaaattaagagcctttccattttccttagccgaTAAAGCTAAGGATTGGCTCTATTATCTGCCCTCTGGGTCAATATCCACATGGACAGACATGAAGAAgcattttctagaaaaattctttcctgCATCCCGAGCTGCAAGCATTAGGAAAGACATCTGTGGAATTCGACAATTCAATGGAGAGACTCTACATGAATATTGGGAAAGATTCAAGCAACTATGTGCTAGTTGTcctcatcatcaaattcctgaccaactcctcatccagtatttttatgagggtcTGTCCCAAACTGACAGAAGAATTATTGATGCTGCCAGTGGGGGCTCCTTAGTGAATAAAACACCCACGGAGGCAAGAAATTTGATATCGAGTATGGCTGCAAATGCTCAACAATTTGGAGACAGGCAGGATAACACGACTCGTAGAGTCAATGAGGTAAGTAATTCTTCAATAGAGCAAAGATTAGATTGTCTAACTTCTTTGGTTGAAAAGTTAGCTATAGgacaaatgcagcaattgaaaacATGTGGAATCTGCTATGGTTCGAGTCATCCAACAGATATGTGCCCCACACTCCAAGATGATTCGACTGAGCAGGCTAATGCAGTTGGATTTCCAGGACCACCTCAGAGACGGTATGATCCCTATGCAAACACCTATAATCCAGGATGGAGGGATCAtcctaattttaattatgcaGTAAGGCCACCAGGATTTTCACATCAGTCACAATATCAACCTAGACCTCAACTTTCACAGCAACAACCTGCTCCTAAATCAG ttcataatttggagaatcaaatgaGCCAGTTAGCTTCCACAGTCAATAGATTGGAATCCCAATTATCTGGAAAGCTACCTTCGCAGACAATTGTCAACCCCAAGCAAAATGCTAGTGCCATCACATTAAGAAGTGGCAAAGAGTTGCCTGAGCCgagcaagaaaatttctgaacaAGCAATCGAGGAAGAGCTCGAAAAAGAGGGGAATGTGTCTCAACCTAGAGCCTTGGAACAaccagattttggagaaaaatcaacACAAGTGGTTACACCTCCGCCTCCATTTCCTAGTCGACTGGCAAAGTCCAAAAAGCAAGAGCACGAACAGgagattttggacacttttcgaaaagttgaggtaaatatccctcttttagatgcaattaagcaaattcctagatatgctaaatttttgaaggaattatgcactggtaagaaaaagttgaaaggaaacgagaaagtgcatatgggagaaaatgtttcggcagttttgcagaaaaaattgcctcctaaatgcaaggacccaggtatgtttactgtcccttgcaaaataggtaatattaaaattgaaaaagctatGTTGGATTTGGGTGCTTCGATAAATGTTATGCCTCGTTCTATTTATAATTTGATGAACATTAGGCCTTTAAAAGAGACGGGCGTAATAATTCAACTGGCTGATCGATCAAATGCCTATCCTGATGGAGTTTTGGAGGATATTTTAGTGCAaattgataatttgatttttcctgcagatttttatgtgcttgataTGGAGGATGATAATTCTAATTCATCTCCAATACTGTTAGGGAGACCATTTTTGAAAACTgctagaacaaaaattgatgttttcactggcacattgactatggaatttgatggtgatgttattaaatttaatatttatgatgccatgaaatatcctggtgaatctcattcaatttttgttatagatgtaattgattct gaagttatttttgaattgaattctCTTTGCCCAGAATTTTCCAATGTGTCTTACTTGGAATTACCTCTGTCTCATTCACAGCTTTTGCCATCTATTGTGCAAGCCCCGAAGGTGGAATTAAAGCAGTTACCGGATAATTTAAAGTATGCATTCTTGGGAGATGGAGATACACTCCCAGTAATAATTTCCAGTAAATTGACTGCTTTAgaggaagaaaaactaattcGGGTGTTGAAGGACCACAAGGAGGCAATAGGATGGACAGTGGCTGACATAAAAGGATTAAGTCCAGCCACTTGCATGCATCGCATCTTGTTAGAAGATGGTGCTAAGCCTTCGAGAGAGGCTCAACGGAGATTGAACTCACCAatgatggaggtagtgaagaaagaagttttaaaacttcttgaCACAGGTATAATCTATCCCATTTCGGATAGTAAGTGGGTAAGTCCTGTTCAAGTAGTTCCTAAAAAGACAGGAATTACTgttattgaaaatcctaaaGGTGA gtttTCTACAAATTCCAGTGGCGCCtga